Proteins encoded within one genomic window of Sminthopsis crassicaudata isolate SCR6 chromosome X, ASM4859323v1, whole genome shotgun sequence:
- the LOC141548635 gene encoding uncharacterized protein LOC141548635, which yields MALAGASGSPSEAQEQSELGAQAAAAQGAAAAAEAAAGGAAAAGAAAQAAAEARALADSSALEDDQMELEDEGDAMEEEEAGDAAAAAAAAASSAFACDRGLEAVVDDQGFQEGEEEIGLEEEGERVVVAAAPGPFHHPQLPLEGAFGVGRSACGNGGGGDGGGGGSGGGGSGSGPSPLLFSVGVGPGVPSPAGAAGWLAPGGAGAPYAGPRGSHWKRGVKRPREEQSRGFANGLEGNQSEPAQAAGTAAAPPQQLAQGRALSPPGSAVAPQEQPLEPSAFGLGRRMRLVLLGNRGPN from the coding sequence ATGGCCTTGGCCGGGGCCTCGGGCAGCCCCAGTGAGGCACAGGAGCAGAGTGAGCTCGGGGCTCAGGCGGCAGCAGCAcaaggagcagcagcagcagccgagGCAGCAGCAGGAGGAGCAGCAGCCGCGGGAGCAGCAGCACAGGCCGCAGCTGAGGCACGGGCCTTGGCCGACAGCAGCGCCCTGGAGGACGACCAGATGGAGCTGGAGGATGAAGGCGACGccatggaggaggaggaagccgGCGACGCTGCTGCTGCGGCTGCGGCTGCCGCCTCCTCAGCCTTTGCCTGCGACCGCGGGCTCGAAGCCGTAGTCGACGACCAGGGTTtccaggagggggaggaggagatcGGCCTTGAGGAGGAGGGTGAGCGTGTGGTTGTGGCAGCCGCCCCGGGCCCCTTCCACCACCCGCAGCTGCCCTTGGAGGGGGCGTTTGGAGTCGGCAGGAGCGCCTGTGGAAACGGGGGAGGAGGagatggcggcggcggcggcagcggcggcggcggctccggCTCCGGCCCCAGCCCGTTGCTTTTCTCTGTTGGGGTTGGGCCCGGGGTCCCTTCTCCTGCCGGGGCAGCAGGCTGGCTGGCCCCCGGGGGGGCGGGGGCTCCCTATGCCGGGCCCCGGGGAAGCCACTGGAAGAGAGGTGTCAAGAGGCCTCGTGAGGAGCAGAGCCGGGGCTTCGCCAACGGCTTGGAAGGCAACCAGTCCGAGCCGGCACAGGCTGCGGGGACCGCCGCCGCGCCCCCCCAGCAGCTGGCCCAGGGCCGCGCGCTGTCCCCACCGGGCTCAGCGGTGGCGCCTCAGGAGCAGCCCCTGGAGCCCTCGGCTTTCGGGCTGGGGAGGAGAATGCGCCTGGTGCTGCTGGGCAACCGGGGCCCCAACTAG